Proteins from a single region of Trichoderma asperellum chromosome 3, complete sequence:
- a CDS encoding uncharacterized protein (EggNog:ENOG41), with protein MSANSEWVSWYDKPHKRQSAAAPEETSTLGADEKDASITDPSTVNLQSGVFNKVASTFTQLFSHKRSHLTRNQTQTRLGWTTTGELGVLRQEQDAQYEFMEELEKKIKDLKKEVEQLKGLVKAYEAKMERNDDLLQHCMHWITMAQVFGDVPVAKDRMGWKPGRDAALEGSSEDGSEDGDEGDNNLVW; from the coding sequence atGAGTGCCAATTCGGAGTGGGTGTCTTGGTACGACAAGCCGCACAAGCGACAGTCCGCCGCCGCTCCAGAGGAAACGTCAACTCTCGGCGCAGACGAGAAGGATGCGTCCATCACCGACCCCAGCACCGTCAACCTCCAGTCCGGCGTCTTCAACAAGGTTGCCAGCACCTTTACGCAGCTCTTTAGTCACAAGCGGTCTCATCTAACTCGCAACCAGACCCAGACCCGTCTTGGCTGGACCACCACCGGCGAGCTGGGCGTGCTGCGCCAAGAGCAAGACGCGCAGTACGAGTTcatggaagagctggagaaaaAGATTAAGGACCTCAAGAAGGAGGTGGAGCAGCTAAAGGGCCTGGTCAAGGCATACGAGGCCAAGATGGAGCGCAACGACGACCTTTTGCAGCACTGCATGCACTGGATCACGATGGCGCAAGTCTTTGGCGACGTGCCCGTGGCGAAGGACCGGATGGGGTGGAAGCCTGGCCGGGACGCGGCACTAGAGGGCAGCAGTGAGGACGGCAgtgaggatggagatgagggAGACAACAATCTAGTTTGGTaa